In Prunus dulcis chromosome 1, ALMONDv2, whole genome shotgun sequence, the following are encoded in one genomic region:
- the LOC117616267 gene encoding ferric reduction oxidase 7, chloroplastic-like isoform X1: MDESSVHNPLLWGQGSGYANVRRKTPLSVTLAKWILKIAMLALFISWIALMFLFPADFVQKLFEKWIHATNGTVFGITGSLFLLFSGPILLIAVLSIAYLVISGEEELHEKKPSKYPSFRLWTFPVLVDGPFGVVSAAELIGILLFVVFVIWAVYAYTMSILSLMSDQLTFKEKSCLFLEILGLRFGLIGMFCLAFLFLPVARGSILLRFIDIPFEHATRYHVWLGHLTMLLFTIHGLLYVVAWTIEGRLLHEILEWRDIGVAILPGVISLSAGLLMWVTSLPPVRKLNFELFFYTHQLYVIFIVFLALHVGDFIFTMAAGGIFIFILDRFLRFCQSRRVVDIISAKCLPCGAVELVLAKPENLRYNALSFVFLQVRELSWLQWHPFSVSSSPLDGKYHISVLIKVLGKWTEKLRGIILENSEKELPFSPHSKITASVEGPYGHEIPYHLMYENLILVAGGIGISPFLAVLSDILHCVREGRPCLLRNILIVWAVKRSNELSLLSTIDMDSICPSFSSKLNLETCIYVTRESEPPLEDGKVQNTQDFSLCPTSKSCGMSVLVGTGHTIWSGLYVISSMVGFVISMGLLDIFYINPFHISSWWYKGLLFVVCMITSVVIFGGLVVGLWHLWERRILAKEQFEDDRLNIDKAEHIETVAREDSHLAKLTGIRYGARPDFKEIFETVSQNWGHVDAGIIVCGPPTLQSSVAKEIRSHNLRRQSDHPIFHFNSHSFDL; this comes from the exons ATGGATGAAAGTTCTGTCCATAACCCCCTTCTTTGGGGCCAAGGTTCTGGATATGCTAATGTCAGGAGGAAGACTCCTCTTTCTGTAACCTTAGCAAAATGGATTCTCAAGATTGCAATGTTGGCGCTTTTCATTTCATGGATTGCTCTAATGTTTCTGTTCCCAGCAGATTTTGTGCAGAAACTATTTGAGAAATGGATCCATGCCACCAATGGAACTGTTTTTGGGATTACAG GAAGCCTGTTCCTGCTATTCAGTGGTCCCATTCTCCTTATTGCAGTGCTGTCCATAGCATATCTTGTTATCTCTGGGGAAGAGGAGCTCCACGA GAAGAAGCCTTCAAAGTATCCGAGTTTCCGGTTGTGGACGTTCCCAGTTCTTGTGGATGGGCCATTTGGGGTTGTTTCTGCTGCTGAGTTGATTGGGATATTactttttgttgtgtttgttATCTGGGCTGTCTACGCTTATACCATGAGTATTCTCAGCTTGATGTCTGATCAGTTAACTTTTAAAGAGAAAAG TTGTTTGTTCCTGGAAATTTTGGGACTTCGTTTTGGTTTAATTGGGATGTTTTGCTTGGCATTTTTGTTCCTGCCAGTTGCAAGGGGATCAATTCTTCTTCGATTTATTGATATCCCTTTTGAGCATGCTACGAGATATCATGTATGGCTGGGACATCTCACAATGCTCCTCTTTACCATCCATGGACTGCTTTACGTAGTGGCATGGACAATTGAAGGCCGTCTCCTTCATGAA ATATTGGAGTGGAGGGATATTGGTGTTGCCATTCTTCCAGGAGTGATCAGCCTTTCTGCGGGTCTGTTGATGTGGGTCACGTCACTTCCTCCAGTGAGAAAGCTGAACTTTGAGTTGTTCTTCTACACTCATCAACTATATGTCATCTTCATTGTCTTTTTGGCTTTGCACGTGGGTGATTTCATTTTCACAATGGCTGCTGGaggaatatttatttttattcttgaTCGTTTTCTGAGATTCTGCCAATCACGAAGGGTGGTTGATATAATTTCAGCGAAGTGCCTTCCATGTGGAGCTGTAGAATTGGTCCTCGCAAAACCTGAaa ATCTGCGGTACAACGCCctcagttttgtttttcttcaagttCGTGAGCTATCGTGGCTGCAATGGCATCCTTTCAGTGTTTCTTCCAGTCCTCTGGATGGCAAATATCATATTTCTGTCCTCATAAAGGTTCTTGGAAAATGGACAGAAAAGCTGAGAGGAATTATCTTGGAAAATTCAGAAAAGGAGCTACCTTTCAGTCCTCATAGTAAGATAACAGCTTCTGTTGAAGGGCCTTACGGGCATGAGATACCGTACCACTTGAT gtatgaaaatcttatcttaGTAGCTGGTGGCATTGGGATTTCACCTTTCCTGGCCGTCTTGAGTGACATTCTCCATTGTGTTAGGGAAGGGAGACCTTGTCTACTAAGAAATATTTTGATTGTCTGGGCTGTCAAAAGATCAAATGagctttctcttctttcaacCATTGACATGGACTCAATCTGTCCATCGTTCTCTAGTAAACTAAATCTTGAGACTTGTATATATGTCACTCGGGAATCTGAACCTCCATTG GAAGACGGTAAAGTACAAAACACTCAAGACTTTTCTCTTTGTCCTACATCCAAAAGTTGTGGCATGTCTGTTTTGGTTGGTACTGGACATACTATATGGTCTGGACTATACGTTATCTCATCCATGGTAGGCTTTGTTATCTCAATGGGCTTGTTGGATATCTTCTACATAAACCCTTTTCATATATCTTCATGGTGGTACAAGGGGCTCCTTTTCGTTGTCTGTATGATTACAAGTGTCGTTATCTTTGGGGGTCTTGTGGTTGGTTTATGGCATCTCTGGGAAAGAAGAATTTTAGCAAAGGAACAATTTGAGGATGATAGGTTAAATATAGATAAGGCAGAGCATATAGAAACTGTAGCTCGCGAGGATTCACACCTTGCAAAGTTAACTGGCATTCGTTATGGTGCAAGACCAGACTTCAAAG AAATATTTGAAACTGTATCCCAGAATTGGGGCCATGTTGATGCCGGCATCATTGTGTGTGGTCCTCCAACTCTTCAATCAAGTGTGGCTAAAGAAATCAGGTCACACAACCTTAGGAGACAAAGCGACCATCCTATCTTTCATTTCAACAGCCATAGTTTTGATCTGTAG
- the LOC117616267 gene encoding ferric reduction oxidase 7, chloroplastic-like isoform X2, with protein MDESSVHNPLLWGQGSGYANVRRKTPLSVTLAKWILKIAMLALFISWIALMFLFPADFVQKLFEKWIHATNGTVFGITGSLFLLFSGPILLIAVLSIAYLVISGEEELHEKKPSKYPSFRLWTFPVLVDGPFGVVSAAELIGILLFVVFVIWAVYAYTMSILSLMSDQLTFKEKSCLFLEILGLRFGLIGMFCLAFLFLPVARGSILLRFIDIPFEHATRYHVWLGHLTMLLFTIHGLLYVVAWTIEGRLLHEILEWRDIGVAILPGVISLSAGLLMWVTSLPPVRKLNFELFFYTHQLYVIFIVFLALHVGDFIFTMAAGGIFIFILDRFLRFCQSRRVVDIISAKCLPCGAVELVLAKPENLRYNALSFVFLQVRELSWLQWHPFSVSSSPLDGKYHISVLIKVLGKWTEKLRGIILENSEKELPFSPHSKITASVEGPYGHEIPYHLMYENLILVAGGIGISPFLAVLSDILHCVREGRPCLLRNILIVWAVKRSNELSLLSTIDMDSICPSFSSKLNLETCIYVTRESEPPLETVKYKTLKTFLFVLHPKVVACLFWLVLDILYGLDYTLSHPW; from the exons ATGGATGAAAGTTCTGTCCATAACCCCCTTCTTTGGGGCCAAGGTTCTGGATATGCTAATGTCAGGAGGAAGACTCCTCTTTCTGTAACCTTAGCAAAATGGATTCTCAAGATTGCAATGTTGGCGCTTTTCATTTCATGGATTGCTCTAATGTTTCTGTTCCCAGCAGATTTTGTGCAGAAACTATTTGAGAAATGGATCCATGCCACCAATGGAACTGTTTTTGGGATTACAG GAAGCCTGTTCCTGCTATTCAGTGGTCCCATTCTCCTTATTGCAGTGCTGTCCATAGCATATCTTGTTATCTCTGGGGAAGAGGAGCTCCACGA GAAGAAGCCTTCAAAGTATCCGAGTTTCCGGTTGTGGACGTTCCCAGTTCTTGTGGATGGGCCATTTGGGGTTGTTTCTGCTGCTGAGTTGATTGGGATATTactttttgttgtgtttgttATCTGGGCTGTCTACGCTTATACCATGAGTATTCTCAGCTTGATGTCTGATCAGTTAACTTTTAAAGAGAAAAG TTGTTTGTTCCTGGAAATTTTGGGACTTCGTTTTGGTTTAATTGGGATGTTTTGCTTGGCATTTTTGTTCCTGCCAGTTGCAAGGGGATCAATTCTTCTTCGATTTATTGATATCCCTTTTGAGCATGCTACGAGATATCATGTATGGCTGGGACATCTCACAATGCTCCTCTTTACCATCCATGGACTGCTTTACGTAGTGGCATGGACAATTGAAGGCCGTCTCCTTCATGAA ATATTGGAGTGGAGGGATATTGGTGTTGCCATTCTTCCAGGAGTGATCAGCCTTTCTGCGGGTCTGTTGATGTGGGTCACGTCACTTCCTCCAGTGAGAAAGCTGAACTTTGAGTTGTTCTTCTACACTCATCAACTATATGTCATCTTCATTGTCTTTTTGGCTTTGCACGTGGGTGATTTCATTTTCACAATGGCTGCTGGaggaatatttatttttattcttgaTCGTTTTCTGAGATTCTGCCAATCACGAAGGGTGGTTGATATAATTTCAGCGAAGTGCCTTCCATGTGGAGCTGTAGAATTGGTCCTCGCAAAACCTGAaa ATCTGCGGTACAACGCCctcagttttgtttttcttcaagttCGTGAGCTATCGTGGCTGCAATGGCATCCTTTCAGTGTTTCTTCCAGTCCTCTGGATGGCAAATATCATATTTCTGTCCTCATAAAGGTTCTTGGAAAATGGACAGAAAAGCTGAGAGGAATTATCTTGGAAAATTCAGAAAAGGAGCTACCTTTCAGTCCTCATAGTAAGATAACAGCTTCTGTTGAAGGGCCTTACGGGCATGAGATACCGTACCACTTGAT gtatgaaaatcttatcttaGTAGCTGGTGGCATTGGGATTTCACCTTTCCTGGCCGTCTTGAGTGACATTCTCCATTGTGTTAGGGAAGGGAGACCTTGTCTACTAAGAAATATTTTGATTGTCTGGGCTGTCAAAAGATCAAATGagctttctcttctttcaacCATTGACATGGACTCAATCTGTCCATCGTTCTCTAGTAAACTAAATCTTGAGACTTGTATATATGTCACTCGGGAATCTGAACCTCCATTGG AGACGGTAAAGTACAAAACACTCAAGACTTTTCTCTTTGTCCTACATCCAAAAGTTGTGGCATGTCTGTTTTGGTTGGTACTGGACATACTATATGGTCTGGACTATACGTTATCTCATCCATGGTAG
- the LOC117626227 gene encoding endoglucanase 25 yields the protein MSMYGRDPWGGPLEINTADSATDDDRSRNLQDLDRAALSSRPLDETQQSWLLGPSGEQKKKKYVDLGCIIVSRKIFVWTVGTLLVSAFLAGFITLIVKTVPRHHRGRPPPDNYTLALHKSLMFFNAQRSGKLPKHNNVSWRGNSCLKDGNDASTTFKDLAGGFYDAGDAIKFNFPKSFAMTMLSWSVIEYSTKYEAAGELNHVKEIIKWGSDYFLKTFNHSADSIDKLVAQVGIGSTAGGSTTPNDHYCWMRPEDIDYPRPVTECHSCSDLAAEMAAALAAASIVFKDNKAYSQKLVHGAKTLFKFSRDQRGRYSAGGGSDAALFYNSTSYWDEFVWGGAWMYYATGNSSYLQLATTPGLAKHAGAFWGGPDYGVFSWDNKLAGAQVLLSRLRLFLSPGYPYEEILRTFHNQTSIVMCSYLPIFTTFNRTKGGLIQLNHGRPQPLQYVVNAAFLATLYSDYLEAADTPGWYCGPNFYSTDVLREFAKTQIDYILGKNPQKMSYVVGFGNRYPKHVHHRGASIPKNKIKYNCKGGWKWRDTSKANPNTLDGAMVAGPDKHDGFRDVRSNYNYTEPTLAGNAGLVAALVALSGEKNIGIDKNTIFSAVPPMFPTPPPPPAPWKP from the exons ATGAGCATGTACGGCAGGGACCCTTGGGGTGGCCCGCTGGAGATAAACACGGCGGACTCGGCCACGGACGACGACCGGAGCCGGAACCTGCAGGATCTGGACAGGGCGGCGCTGTCGTCGCGGCCGTTGGATGAAACGCAGCAGAGCTGGCTGCTGGGGCCCTCGGGggagcagaagaagaagaagtatgTGGATCTGGGATGCATCATTGTCAGCCGTAAGATCTTTGTGTGGACGGTCGGGACGCTCCTGGTCTCCGCCTTTCTGGCCGGCTTCATCACCCTCATCGTCAAGACAGTGCCGCGTCACCACCGCGGCCGCCCTCCCCCCGACAACTACACACTGGCGCTCCACAAGTCTCTAATGTTCTTCAACGCCCAGCGAT CGGGAAAACTCCCAAAACATAACAATGTGTCGTGGAGGGGTAACTCATGTCTTAAGGATGGCAATGATGCATCCACCACTTTTAAAGATCTTGCGGGTGGTTTTTATGACGCCGGAGATGCCATCAAGTTCAACTTCCCCAAATCCTTTGCCATGACCATGCTCAGCTGGAGTGTAATCGAGTACAGTACTAAATATGAAGCTGCTGGGGAACTCAACCATGTGAAGGAAATCATTAAATGGGGTTCTGATTACTTTCTCAAGACGTTCAACCATTCTGCTGATTCCATTGACAAGCTTGTTGCTCAG GTTGGGATTGGATCTACTGCTGGAGGAAGTACTACTCCTAATGATCATTATTGCTGGATGCGCCCTGAGGACATTGATTACCCCCGTCCTGTGACTGAATGCCACAGTTGCTCCGATCTAGCCGCCGAAATGGCTGCTGCTCTCGCTGCTGCATCCATAGTTTTTAAAGACAACAAGGCCTACTCACAGAAACTTGTCCATGGTGCGAAAACACTCTTCAAGTTTTCTAGGGATCAGCGAGGCAGATATAGTGCTGGTGGTGGTTCAGATGCTGCACTCTTCTATAATTCCACCAGTTATTGGGATGAATTCGTATGGGGTGGAGCTTGGATGTATTATGCTACTGGAAATTCTTCTTATCTTCAGCTTGCAACAACTCCGGGTCTTGCCAAACATGCTGGTGCCTTTTGGGGCGGCCCTGATTATGGAGTTTTTAGCTGGGACAACAAGCTTGCTGGAGCTCAG GTGCTTCTGAGCCGTTTGAGGTTATTCTTGAGTCCTGGGTATCCGTATGAAGAAATTTTGAGGACATTTCACAACCAGACTAGCATAGTAATGTGCTCGTACCTGCCAATTTTCACGACCTTTAACAGAACCAAAG GAGGCTTGATCCAGTTGAATCATGGAAGGCCACAGCCTCTTCAATATGTAGTCAATGCAGCCTTCTTAGCTACATTGTATAGCGATTATCTTGAAGCGGCTGATACACCTGGGTGGTATTGTGGACCCAACTTCTACTCTACTGATGTCTTGCGTGAATTTGCTAAAACTCAG ATTGATTACATCCTTGGCAAAAATCCCCAAAAAATGAGTTATGTCGTGGGCTTTGGTAATCGTTACCCCAAACATGTCCACCACAGAGGAGCATCCATTCCTAAGAACAAGATCAAATACAATTGTAAAGGGGGATGGAAATGGAGGGACACTTCAAAGGCAAACCCAAATACGCTTGATGGTGCCATGGTTGCCGGGCCCGACAAACATGATGGTTTCCGTGATGTTCGTTCTAATTACAACTACACAGAGCCGACCCTTGCTGGAAATGCAGGTTTAGTAGCAGCGCTTGTTGCTTTGTCgggagaaaaaaatattgggaTTGACAAGAATACCATTTTCTCTGCGGTTCCTCCAATGTTTCcaactccaccaccacctccggCACCTTGGAAACCATGA